In Amycolatopsis coloradensis, one genomic interval encodes:
- a CDS encoding alpha/beta hydrolase: MNALPLVLLHAFPVDARMWDAVRAPLSERLRLITPDQRGLGRSPLPETDREPDLADAARDVVALLDRLGLDKVVLGGCSMGGYLTMAVLRLAPERVGGLVFIDTKATADTPEAVRTRHDVAARVEAEGTGWMPEAVTSGLLAEKARPEVAERLRELITTQPPSGVAWAARAMAARPDSLETLRSADVPALVVVGEEDGLTPLEEANILVETLPDATLVVLPEAGHLTPLEDPAGVVEAILGWYPV; the protein is encoded by the coding sequence ATGAACGCTCTCCCGCTGGTCCTGCTGCACGCCTTCCCCGTCGACGCCCGCATGTGGGACGCGGTCCGCGCGCCGCTCTCGGAACGCCTGCGACTGATCACGCCCGACCAGCGCGGCCTCGGCCGCAGTCCGCTGCCCGAGACCGACCGGGAGCCGGATCTGGCCGACGCCGCGCGCGACGTCGTGGCACTGCTCGACCGGCTCGGCCTCGACAAGGTCGTCCTCGGCGGCTGCTCGATGGGCGGCTACCTGACGATGGCGGTGCTGCGCCTGGCGCCGGAACGGGTGGGCGGCCTCGTGTTCATCGACACGAAGGCGACGGCCGACACTCCCGAGGCCGTGCGGACCCGGCACGATGTCGCGGCCAGGGTGGAAGCGGAAGGCACCGGCTGGATGCCCGAAGCCGTCACATCCGGATTGCTCGCCGAAAAGGCCCGCCCGGAGGTGGCAGAACGACTTCGCGAACTGATCACGACGCAGCCGCCGTCCGGTGTCGCGTGGGCGGCGCGCGCGATGGCGGCGCGGCCCGATTCGCTCGAAACGCTGCGCTCGGCGGACGTGCCGGCGCTGGTCGTGGTCGGCGAAGAGGACGGCCTGACTCCGCTGGAGGAAGCGAACATCCTGGTGGAAACGCTGCCGGACGCGACCTTGGTCGTGCTTCCCGAGGCCGGGCATCTGACACCGCTGGAGGATCCGGCCGGAGTCGTCGAAGCGATTTTGGGCTGGTACCCCGTTTGA
- a CDS encoding GNAT family N-acetyltransferase produces MAAILSHPGATVRSVLTEIKTERLLLRRLREADRENIVALQADPETNRFNPEPHTVDGANELYDAWMKQWAEHGFGYLTVSALDDPETILGFGGVRYHEWNGERVLNLAYRFWPFTWGKGYATEMAAAVVAWAEREIPDVPVIANIMVSNKPSIRVAERLGFTIHTEEEFAGEPSLHLRR; encoded by the coding sequence ATGGCGGCGATTCTGTCGCACCCTGGCGCTACCGTCAGATCCGTGCTGACAGAGATCAAGACGGAGAGGCTGCTGCTGCGGAGGCTGCGCGAGGCGGATCGCGAGAACATCGTCGCGCTGCAGGCCGATCCGGAGACGAACAGGTTCAACCCGGAGCCGCACACCGTCGACGGTGCGAACGAGCTTTACGACGCCTGGATGAAGCAATGGGCCGAGCACGGGTTCGGCTATCTCACGGTGTCCGCTTTGGACGATCCGGAGACGATCCTCGGCTTCGGCGGCGTCCGGTATCACGAATGGAACGGCGAGCGCGTGCTGAACCTCGCGTACCGCTTCTGGCCGTTCACCTGGGGCAAGGGCTACGCCACGGAGATGGCGGCCGCCGTCGTCGCATGGGCGGAGCGGGAGATCCCCGACGTGCCGGTGATCGCCAACATCATGGTGTCCAACAAACCTTCGATCCGGGTCGCCGAGCGGCTCGGTTTCACGATCCACACGGAGGAGGAATTCGCGGGCGAACCTTCACTGCACCTGCGGCGCTGA
- a CDS encoding helix-turn-helix transcriptional regulator, translated as MSQIGLLPPMSTAMVLGEMDLPAGTWLPWHEHDGHQLAWAARGILSVNVGERHWVLPPTRALWIPAGVVHRTGATAQTVLRGIYAARDRCPVRWPEPTLVAVRPLLRELLEHLGAAGLGDDARRRAEAVAFDLLEPVDVVPIAVPMPSDGRALTVARAVIADPADRRGLADFARDAGASERTLARLFLTECRTTFGAWRVQARLRASLPLLAEGMPLTAVSRRIGYSSPSAFVAAFRRAVGVTPGAYFGG; from the coding sequence ATGTCGCAAATCGGACTCCTGCCACCGATGTCGACGGCGATGGTGCTCGGCGAGATGGATCTGCCCGCGGGCACCTGGCTCCCGTGGCACGAGCACGACGGCCACCAGCTCGCCTGGGCGGCCCGGGGGATCTTGAGCGTGAACGTCGGTGAGCGGCACTGGGTGCTGCCGCCGACACGGGCGCTCTGGATCCCGGCAGGTGTCGTCCACCGAACCGGCGCCACCGCGCAAACCGTGCTGCGGGGGATCTACGCCGCCCGGGACCGCTGCCCGGTGCGCTGGCCCGAACCGACGCTCGTCGCCGTCCGCCCGCTGCTGCGGGAACTGCTGGAGCACCTCGGCGCCGCCGGCCTCGGCGACGACGCGCGCCGCCGGGCCGAGGCCGTCGCCTTCGATCTGCTCGAACCGGTGGACGTCGTGCCGATCGCCGTGCCGATGCCGTCGGACGGACGTGCGCTGACCGTCGCGCGAGCGGTGATCGCCGATCCGGCGGACCGCCGCGGCCTCGCGGACTTCGCCCGCGACGCGGGCGCGAGCGAACGCACGCTCGCGCGCCTGTTCCTCACCGAATGCCGCACGACGTTCGGCGCGTGGCGCGTGCAGGCACGGCTGCGCGCGTCCTTGCCGCTGCTGGCCGAGGGCATGCCGCTGACCGCGGTCTCCCGCCGGATCGGCTACTCCTCGCCGAGCGCGTTCGTCGCCGCCTTCCGCCGCGCGGTCGGTGTGACGCCGGGCGCTTACTTCGGCGGCTGA
- a CDS encoding class I SAM-dependent methyltransferase, with translation MNLVHRKLCSSALWAKAVAHEMPGNVAGFDLGDSVLEIGPGFGATTRALVGLVPRLTAVEIDEASADLLKREFDGRVRIVQGDGAALPFEDGEFSAVVCFTMLHHVPTTALQDAIFAEAFRVLRPGGVLRAIDSLESLPFRLLHIGDTMNALDPVSLWPRLTDAGFTDIEVDHVPKRSVKFSARKPA, from the coding sequence ATGAACCTGGTGCACCGCAAACTCTGCAGTTCCGCGCTGTGGGCGAAGGCCGTCGCCCACGAGATGCCCGGCAACGTAGCCGGTTTCGACCTCGGCGACTCCGTACTGGAGATCGGCCCGGGCTTCGGCGCGACCACGCGCGCGCTCGTCGGGCTCGTTCCCCGGCTCACGGCCGTCGAGATCGACGAAGCGTCGGCGGACCTCCTCAAACGGGAGTTCGACGGCCGGGTGCGGATCGTCCAGGGCGACGGAGCGGCGTTGCCCTTCGAGGACGGCGAGTTCTCGGCGGTCGTCTGTTTCACGATGCTGCACCACGTGCCGACGACGGCGTTGCAGGACGCGATCTTCGCCGAGGCGTTCCGCGTGCTCCGCCCCGGCGGCGTTCTGCGCGCGATCGACAGCCTGGAGAGTCTGCCGTTCCGGCTGCTCCACATCGGCGACACGATGAACGCCCTCGACCCGGTTTCGCTCTGGCCCCGGCTCACCGACGCCGGGTTCACCGACATCGAGGTCGACCACGTGCCCAAGCGCTCCGTGAAGTTCTCGGCCAGGAAGCCCGCCTGA
- a CDS encoding nucleotide pyrophosphatase/phosphodiesterase family protein, giving the protein MELPVAARVPHLGQVVPSVLSALGADGFVNSLSLAEASSACVLLIDGLGWELLAEHAADAPVLTQLAKSPLRVGFPATTAAGLGAIGTGLASGEHGLVGYSFEVPGTGVLNALRWSSHVDGGDLRGALPPREVQPLPTTFERAAAAGITTSVVSSAKFADTALTRATQSGARYVGVHALGDLAACVLHCLETRPAFCWGYHSELDMLGHIYGPGSAPWRMQLRQVDRLVESIVDGLSPGALLAVVADHGMVTVEGALDIDETPALLGGVRAIGGEVRARHVYSEPGAEADVLAAWSEVIGDRAWILRRDEAIEAGWFGPVSDRVRPRIGDVVVASRGRFGLVRELAEAVESSLVGQHGSLTPAEQLVPLVLARG; this is encoded by the coding sequence GTGGAACTGCCTGTCGCGGCGCGTGTGCCGCACCTCGGCCAAGTCGTCCCATCCGTGCTCTCCGCCCTCGGCGCCGACGGGTTCGTGAACTCGCTGAGCCTGGCGGAGGCGTCCAGTGCCTGCGTCCTGCTCATCGACGGTCTCGGCTGGGAACTGCTGGCCGAGCACGCCGCCGACGCGCCCGTGCTCACCCAGCTGGCGAAGTCGCCGCTGCGGGTCGGTTTCCCGGCGACGACGGCGGCCGGTCTCGGCGCGATCGGCACCGGGCTGGCGTCGGGGGAGCACGGACTGGTCGGCTACAGCTTCGAGGTGCCGGGCACCGGCGTCCTGAACGCGCTGCGCTGGAGCAGCCATGTGGACGGCGGCGATCTCCGCGGCGCGCTGCCGCCGCGCGAGGTGCAGCCGCTGCCGACGACGTTCGAACGCGCGGCGGCCGCCGGGATCACGACGAGCGTGGTGTCTTCGGCGAAGTTCGCCGACACCGCGCTCACCCGCGCGACGCAGTCCGGTGCGCGGTACGTGGGTGTCCACGCGCTCGGCGACCTCGCCGCCTGTGTCCTGCACTGCCTCGAAACGCGGCCGGCGTTCTGCTGGGGCTACCACAGCGAACTCGACATGCTCGGCCACATCTACGGGCCGGGTTCGGCGCCGTGGCGGATGCAGCTGCGGCAGGTCGACAGGCTGGTGGAGTCCATTGTGGACGGATTGTCGCCCGGTGCGCTCCTCGCCGTCGTGGCCGACCACGGCATGGTGACGGTCGAGGGTGCGCTCGACATCGACGAGACCCCCGCGCTGCTCGGCGGCGTCCGGGCGATCGGGGGCGAGGTCCGGGCACGGCACGTCTACAGCGAACCGGGTGCGGAGGCCGACGTCCTGGCCGCCTGGAGCGAGGTCATCGGTGACCGGGCGTGGATCCTCCGGCGCGACGAGGCCATCGAGGCGGGCTGGTTCGGGCCCGTCTCCGACCGGGTGCGCCCGCGTATCGGCGACGTGGTCGTGGCGTCGAGGGGACGGTTCGGGCTCGTGCGGGAACTGGCCGAGGCCGTCGAGTCCTCCTTGGTCGGCCAGCACGGCTCGCTGACCCCGGCCGAACAACTCGTCCCGTTGGTCCTCGCGCGCGGTTGA
- a CDS encoding zinc ribbon domain-containing protein produces MPTYAYRCRECAGTFELLRPMSESGAPAPCPEGHQDTVKLLTTVALTGSASSPAPVPAGGGGCCGGGCCS; encoded by the coding sequence ATGCCGACTTACGCCTACCGCTGCCGCGAATGCGCCGGAACCTTCGAACTGCTGCGGCCGATGAGCGAGTCCGGTGCGCCCGCGCCGTGCCCGGAGGGCCACCAGGACACCGTCAAACTGCTGACGACCGTCGCGCTGACCGGGTCGGCCTCCAGTCCCGCCCCTGTTCCCGCAGGTGGAGGCGGTTGCTGCGGAGGCGGCTGCTGCAGTTGA
- a CDS encoding mechanosensitive ion channel family protein, which produces MATSALAAVDFGQGVSSAWSSVATFVPKLLAFLVILFIGWLIAKALAKAVSMVLEKVGFNRLLERGGFKQMLARSQFDASNIISKIVYYAILLIALQFAFGVFGPNPVSALLNDIVAWLPRAIVAIVIVVIAGAIAKAVKDLVANALGGVSYGKVLATIASVFIWGLGAIAALNQIGVATAVTLPVLITVLATVGGIAVVGVGGGLIKPMQQRWETWLGRAEAEIPAAKAQAEAYQRGREDAGRSGEVPTERTTVHQPVSAGHHAADPNRMGQQPTQHQQFPPSQGQVPPHQDPGQRPPGGNMPPPPEYR; this is translated from the coding sequence GTGGCCACATCAGCACTGGCGGCCGTCGACTTCGGTCAGGGCGTGTCGAGCGCCTGGAGTTCGGTCGCCACCTTCGTCCCGAAACTGCTCGCGTTCCTGGTCATCCTGTTCATCGGCTGGCTGATCGCGAAGGCGCTCGCCAAGGCCGTGAGCATGGTGCTCGAGAAGGTCGGGTTCAACCGGCTCCTCGAACGCGGGGGCTTCAAGCAGATGCTCGCGCGCAGCCAGTTCGACGCGTCGAACATCATCAGCAAGATCGTCTACTACGCGATCCTGCTGATCGCGCTGCAGTTCGCGTTCGGCGTGTTCGGCCCGAACCCGGTGAGCGCGCTGCTCAACGACATCGTCGCCTGGCTGCCGCGCGCCATCGTCGCGATCGTCATCGTGGTGATCGCCGGCGCGATCGCCAAGGCGGTCAAGGACCTGGTCGCCAACGCCCTCGGCGGTGTTTCCTACGGCAAGGTGCTCGCCACCATCGCCTCGGTGTTCATCTGGGGTCTCGGCGCGATCGCCGCGCTGAACCAGATCGGTGTCGCCACCGCGGTCACGCTGCCGGTGCTGATCACCGTGCTCGCCACGGTCGGTGGGATCGCCGTCGTCGGTGTCGGCGGTGGCCTCATCAAGCCGATGCAGCAGCGCTGGGAGACCTGGCTCGGCCGGGCCGAGGCGGAAATCCCCGCCGCGAAGGCGCAGGCCGAGGCCTACCAGCGCGGACGTGAGGACGCCGGACGCTCGGGCGAGGTGCCGACCGAACGGACGACGGTCCACCAGCCGGTGTCCGCCGGGCACCACGCGGCCGACCCGAACCGGATGGGTCAGCAGCCGACGCAGCACCAGCAGTTCCCGCCCAGCCAGGGTCAGGTGCCCCCGCACCAGGATCCCGGCCAGCGGCCCCCCGGTGGAAACATGCCCCCTCCGCCGGAGTACCGCTGA
- a CDS encoding DUF6401 family natural product biosynthesis protein produces the protein MKDLVSSWVESSARSTLSRLHQQIGVAGLAAAAAVPGLSAVFDQHSAAVRDILAAGVEGSAAVAGVVLLAGYTRGLLDEAKAKGWTFRIPADLSAWTTSDWMTARLVGVCSLAASMDDRRTQPTGNG, from the coding sequence GTGAAAGATCTGGTCTCGTCCTGGGTGGAATCTTCGGCTCGTAGCACGCTTTCCCGGCTGCACCAGCAGATCGGTGTCGCCGGGCTGGCCGCCGCGGCGGCCGTGCCCGGGCTGTCGGCCGTCTTCGATCAGCACTCCGCCGCGGTGCGGGACATCCTCGCGGCGGGGGTCGAAGGTTCGGCGGCTGTGGCCGGCGTCGTCCTTCTCGCCGGCTACACGCGAGGGCTGCTCGACGAGGCGAAGGCCAAGGGCTGGACGTTCCGCATCCCGGCCGATCTGTCCGCCTGGACCACCAGCGACTGGATGACCGCGCGGCTGGTCGGCGTGTGTTCGCTTGCCGCCTCGATGGACGACAGGCGGACCCAGCCGACCGGGAACGGGTAG